ttgtattcttagtagagatgggctttcaccatgtttgccagggtggtctcaaactcttgacctcaggtgatatccgcccccctcagcagcctcccaaagcggtgggatgacaggtgtgagccacggcgcctgacCCAGAAGTTACACCACCCTTAAGACCCAGTCCAGGCCTTCAGAAGCAGGAACCAGGAGTCATCATCCACATGATGATATTTCGGTGCTTCTATTTCTCTGCTGCCCAAACTGACCTTATTCGCAGGGGCGTACCCTTTGTGGTGACTGAGATGGAACCAGAAGCTCCAGGCACACAACCTTGCATCTGTGATTCCTGTGGGAAGCCTGTGGCTTGCCCAACAGTTCCAATAAAACTGGGTAAATTTTTCCTGGGTGTCAACGCCCATAACTGAACCAGGAACTGCCGAGCAGGAAGGGTGTCCTGGTCGGCCAGGCCTGGTCCCTTGTTCCCCTTTGGTAGCAGGACAGCCCCATGGAGGAACAAACAGTAAGAGGGAGGAGGACGTGGGCAGGCCGGGGCAGCACCCAGAGGCACGAGCCTCCCATTTGTGTGGGGtgagcacaaggtcaggagggCAGTGGAAACACTTCCGTCTTAGGCCAAGGAATCTGAAACTGGGGAGGCAGTGGGGAGCCGTAGTGGTGTTTTTTAGCTGAAGTAGCGTCGGGAGATTCGATGTGATTGGAATGGCTGAGATAGGTTGGAGCTGGGAGAGACCATGGGGTGCTGTGTGTTGACTGACAGCGTTCTTCCTTGTCCGTGGGTCTTGCGTTTCTGAGGTGCACTAGATGTGGGTAAGGCAGTAAGGAGCAGAGGGGATACGGTTTTGCCCCAGGAAGGCCTTGCCCCCACCCTGTCAGCAGCTGGGCGGGGGCGGGGTGGTGGAATCTGCCCTTCCTGCAGCCCAGACCCAGGCATGAGGACCTGGAGGGCCCGCTCTGCCTTGGGGCTCTTGCGGATTCGTCCCACACCAGGCTCCTAGGATTAATGAGGCCTCCACCGGACTTGGCCTTGTCTAACCTCTGGAGAGCTCGTACCTCTCTAGAACAAACGTATTGGCCTCAGCTTTTCGGTGGCCGTCAAGAAGTTATTTGTGTTAGTTTATTTAATGCTTTCCTTTTACAGTGAAGTGAACGTCTTTGGTGACCTCCTGCCTGCTAACCAAGTATGGAAATCTGTTCTGGACAGAGTCTGTGGCCTTAGCCAGGGGCCTGCCTGGAGATCGGCTCTCCTGAGACAATTtctgtgggggtggaggtggcggAGGGAGAGTTGCTCAGAGCGGATGGTCCCAGAGTGGCACTGTCTGGGCCCCTGCTGACCTGACCcagctgtctctctctccatggTGGTCCTTGTTTCCTCGGTTTGTAGCTGCTGAGTAGGATGGCCAGAGAAAATGCAGGATGCCCAGTTAGCGTCGAATTACAGATAAACGAGTGTGTGAGCGTGTCCCTTGCAGGATTTGGGGCACATGCTGAAGACCGGTTTGTTGCTCTTCTCTTCTGGGATTCAGATGTAACTGGGTGTCCTGTTTGTTACACAGATACCAGGACTCAGCTGGGGGTCCCTGGCGTTGATTGGCTCCAGTCCTGGGCTGTTCTCGGGGATGCTGAGACCCTGGCGTGGAGCGCCGCCTCCGCGTGTCCCGCAGAGGGCACCCGTGCCCCCTGAAGGCGGCGCGGAGCCCGGCCCCGGCCCCTGGTCCTGTGGCTTGAGGTCGGGGAGGGAGGGGTGGTGGTCGCCGCAGGACAAACGTTTCCACTCACCCAGAGCCACGCCCCACAGCCTGTGCAGGGAGAGTCGAAAACACGGCCCCTGGTGAGCACTTGGGAAGTGAACCGTCCCCGCCCTGGTGGGCTGTCAGAGCCACATCAAGAGAGAGACAGGACAGTGGTGGCCTCGCCAGAGGCGTTACGCGTTCCCTGGAGTCCCTGCACCACCACCGTCCTTGCTCTTCCTTGAGTCGGAACCAAGTCCTTGAGGTCTGTGGGTGCTCAGCAGCTTTGCAGACTAGTCGAGGTCTTCCAGCTGACTCTCGTTGCCTTCACCGGCTCCTGGTTTGGGGGGCAAGGATAGAAGCTACTACGCATCAGAAGGTTTGTGAATGGGGATTTAATCGAGTGTTTCACAGGGTGGCCCCTGCCGTCTCCGCCCCTCGTTTTGTACAAGAAGCAGGCGGAAACCGACCCTCCCTTCGAGAACGCGCTGTTGCTTGTGTGTCTCTCCTTGCTGTGACCCAGTGAGAGCTCCCTGCAGTCGTCATGTCCCTGGTTGACCTCAGGCTCCGGGCACTGAAGTCTTTCAGCGCCCCAGTAAGCACGGCCTGCGCACCCGCTGTGTGCCAGCTCCCGCTTTCCTGGAGCTTGGGGGAGACAGGGACAGTGAACAAACGTACAGACTGAGATGGTGGGAGGGCTGTGCGGTCCGGGTTGTCTTCACGAGGGGCTCTGGCAAGGCGGCTGCATCCCGGGTTGTCTGCACGGGGGGCTCTGGCAGGGCGGCTGCATCCTGGGTGGTCTGCAGGAGGGGCTCTGGAGGCTGCATCCCGGGTTGTCTGCACGGGGGGCTCTGGCAGGGCGGCTGCGTCCCGGACTGTCTGCACAAGAGGCTCTGGTGGCTGCGTCCCGCGTTGTCTGCACGAGGGGCTCTGGCATCTGCATCCAGGACTCCTGCTGTGTGGTTTTCTTAGCTGTGACCCAGTCAAGACTTCCTCACAGAGCACAGCAGACTCGCGGTGCTGAAACTCGGAGGGTTACCCTGTCCCTGACTGGAAGGTGACACTCAATTAAGAGGCGCTCCAGGGATTGCAGAGTCTGAGTGGGATTCTGAATTCATGGGTTCTGGACTCTGAATTCGAAGGCAGCAGTTTCCAGCCCTTTTAAATCTTGACCCCAGGAAGAAGGACCTTTTACATCTTAACCCGGCAGACACATGGCACCTACTGGCACTGCATTTTGTTCAGTTCACCCTCAAATGATGTTTCCTAATGTTTGGCCCCGGGTCAAGCATTTCACAAACTGTTTAATCTTCTCTACAATCCCAGGTGATAGCTCCTCTCTCGCCCCCTTTATGCAGACAGACAGAGGGATACTTAGTTGTCTTTCCACACCATCCACCCCTCAGCCTTTGCTGTCCACTGCCTGCACGTCAAACCCACTGACGGGCACCCGTTCGACTCCAAGAGCCCCAGGGCCTGAAACCTGGGAGACAACTCCTgttctgaccttgggcaagtaatttACCTCTCAAGTCCCAGAGAAGTACAGAAAGCAACGGCAGGTAGTGGCTGGCTGCACTTAGgtggcacctactgtgtgccaggccccctTCTGCCCACTTCACAGGTGTCTCAGTCTCCACAGAGTCCATTTGGAAACAGCCTGGAGCTatccaggttgcagtgaggcacCAAGGTGGCAGAGCCAGTGCTGGGCAAGAGGTGGGAGCTGCAGCTGCTGAACCCGCGAGCTTGCTTGCCTGGGGGTGGCGACCTGGCCGCCAGGGGTGGCCTTGTCTCTAGGGGACCCAGCTTGGGGCCTTGTACCACCACCACCTCTTCCAGCTCTGCCATCTGCAGGATGAAGGAGAAAGCCACTGATGCCTGGCCTCCCATTCAGGCTCTGTCCCTGCTGGGAGCTCTGCAACTGGCCCTCAGTTTCTTCCTGTAAGGGAGGAACCGGGCAGCTGGGGAACAGCAGCAGATCCAGCTCTGACAAGAAGTTCCTTGAAGTGTGGTGGATGGCAGTCAGCATATGTAGGAGACGACCCAATCCTGACCCGAATGCTAATTCTTGCTTCCCCCACCAGATTTTAATCCTTATCCTGCCCAGGATTTTAAGGGCTGACCCAAAATCCCGACCCaaggggaagggtggaagggGGAACAGCCTCCAGCCTCCTCCGCCCTCTATCCTCCCAGTCGACCCCACCCCTCTCCtgatctcttcctcctcctgcttggCCCAATCTCACAGCCCCCACTGTCTTCCCCCCTCCCACTTTGGCAAGCCCCTCCACATGACCCTCCCTGctcccagcacacagtaggtgctcagtaaagaaCCCTGCCTTTCCTTGACTCCAGTAGACGTGCAACCCTCTCCATCTTAGCAGAAAATGTGGGTGGGCTGTCAAGACACACTGACAGCAGTGGTCATTTGCAGACAAGTTGAAGTGTGGGGGAAGCGCAGTAGTGATGCTGAAGCCTACATTTATGTAGCATTTATGCCGGGCATGGTAACCCTCATGACCCTCATTCCGACAGGAGCTAGAGCCCCTGCCTCACCGTGAGTGCAGCAGGGGAACCTGAAGCCCCCTGCCACAGGCCAGCTTGCACCGTCTTCCCATCCAGCACCACACTGGGTGCCTTTGCTGTCTCCCAAGAGCCCCCTTACCCACGGAGTCCCCTCACGACGCCCCCTGCCCCACGTGCAGGTGTCTGACCCTCCAGGACCCAGGAAGCAGGGTCGAGGAGCTCCCAGGTGAAGTCCATTGTTGAGGTGCACGCTGTTCTGGTGTTGCTGGGGCAGGGGGCTGATGGTGGTGCTGAGCAGGTTTTAGAGGAGGTTCAGGGTGGCGGCGGATCCTGGGCCCAGCAGCCTGGTTTCtgatcccagccctgccacttccCAGTACGTGACGGTGAGTGGCCCAGGTCAAGGCTGGACTCCGGAAACGTGGGTCTGACACTCTTGAGGCCTCCCGCGTGGTCCCAGCCGAAAGGACCCAGTGTGGGCCCCTTGGGCCTCGGTTTCCCTAGCTTGGGTGCCGTCAATCCCAGGCACCGTCAGCTCAGGGCTCCCCAGGACCCGGTGGGGGCACAGACCCCCGGCGCTATTTCATGGGGTCCCTGCTCCTGGCGCCCCCGAGCTCTTCTGTGAAACGGGAGGGCAAGTGCGCCACCAGGCACGGGGCCTGGGCTCAGGTGCGCCGGGGACCCCACACCGTCGCAAGGTGGGTCCCCAGGGACTCGAGCTCCTAACGGGCCAGGGCAGGATTCTGAGTGTGAGGAGAAAAGAAATTCCTCTGATTAAGCCACGGCGCCCCTTCAACGTGCAGGTGCTTCCTGCTGTCGGAGGGTTCGAGGTGCGCAGCGCGGCTGCCACTTCCTGAGGAGGAAAGTGGGGGGACCCGTCCCGCGGCCCTGCCGGTCCCGCCGCTCGCTCCGCGTCTTCCTTCTCCACGTTCCCCCCGGGGCTCCGAGGCCCGACCCGCGGGAACCTCCCGCCTCTGACGGCCTCACACCCCGGGTCAGGGCCGGGACTCCAGGCGGACGCACGAGGGCCCCGTGGCGCCTGCACGCTCGCCCCACCCGCTCCTTTCGGCGCCGCGGGCCGGCGGGGGCAGAGTCCGTGCGCTCCGGGCCGCcgctcccctccccgcccctgcCCGACCCgaccctcccctgccctccccgccgctccccctccccgccctcctctcccctcccctccccgccctcctctcccctcccctccccgccctcctctcccctcccctccccgccccctctcccccctccctccccgccctcctctcccctcccctcccgccctcccctcccctccccgccctcccctcccctccgcgcGGGCCGGCGGGGGCAGAGTCCGTGCGCTCTGGGGCCGCcgctcccctccccgcccctgcCCTCCCCGCCCTCCCCGCCCCTGCCCTCCCCGCCCTCCCCGCCCCTGCCCTCCCCGCCCTccccgccctcccctcccctccccgccctcccctcccctcccctccgcgcGGGGCGGGCGCCGCGCCCACGTGACCCCGCGGCAGGGCCGGGACGCGACGGGACGCGCTGGGACCGGCGTCGGGGGTCGCGGGGACCATGCAGCGGAGGTGGGTCTTCGTGCTGCTCGACGTGCTGTGCTTACTGGTCGGTAAGAGCCGCGGGGACCCGGGTGTGGGGGGGACCCTCCCGGGACGGACACGCCCCCGGCTCCGCGCAAGTTTGCAGGGGAACGGGGAGGCTGCACGCCCTGGTCCCTCCGAGGACCCTGCAGGCGGGGAGCGCGCGCGAGGACCAGACCTCCCTCCGCGCCCCCCACTGCGCGCGCCCTCCCAGGCCCCGGGGTCCCCGCGTCCCAGGCCCGGGGGGATGGGGGTCGCGAAAGGCCCGAGGAGCCGGGGCCAGCATCCCCCGCCCCCGCAGCAGGAAGTCGCTGCGGAGAGACCGAGCGCGcctcccccccgccccgccgGGCCTGGGCGGTGATTCacgcgggcggcggccccggcggCCCGGGAGGTGGGCGCGGCCGCGGGTTACCCCGGCAGGACGTCCGCGCCTCCGCCCCTGGGGTGGGCGCTCCCGGTGCGCGCGGAGAGGGCTGACCCTCGGCCCTGGCACCCAGTGCGTCGGTGGGATTCGAACCGCTGCATGTGCAGGGAGGTTCAGTCGCCCTCCTGGCTCAGGCGGGGGAGACACTTGGAGATGAAGTCTGGGTCCCAGGCTTCGGGTGAACGGGGTTGGGGGGTGCCGGGAGAACCAAACCTGTCCGGCGGGTTTGCGGGCCAGATTGGGGGCAGGCCCCCCTCCCGCAGGGTCCCGGGAACAAAGGCCGAGTGTTTGCTCTGTGGCTGAACAGACAATGGCCCCAGAATTCTATCCCTGGGGGTGTCCTCCCCACCAATGTGTTTCCTGCTTCTCTGCCATCTCACAGCAGAGGCCAAGTCCTCTTACCTCCCGAAGGAGACCCGTTTTAGGGCGGGCCAGGTGACAGCAAGAAGTCCCTGTGGGGCGTCTGCCAGCCCTGGGTGCCATTTCCCGAGCACCTATggtgttatttatttaaacatttaggtGGCACtttctgtatgccaggcactaagCAACCTGCAAAAAACGAAAACATTTCCCTTACAACAGCCTGTGAGGGAGGTGCTGAGTCACCTGCTGGAGGTCACACAGCAGCGGGAGGCCACACAGCAGTGGGAGGTACAGCCGAGATGGGGTTGGGTGTTGCTGCTGTGTGCCAGGGGTGGTGGCCAGGCCAAGTGCACCTCCGTTCTGGAAGCTCGCGCACATCACAGTTCAGTCAACACTGAGGTTCTAGATGCTGGCGTGAGGGCAGTGTGAGGGCGGGAAGGCTCCCAGGGGGCTAAATGAAGAGAAGGTGTCTGTTCTGGGGACCCCAGGGAgagctttccaggcagagggaagcccCGCGTCGGTCTGAGTCTCTAGTTGGAGTTGCTGGGGCAAGGAAGTCGGAAATGGAGGCTAACCTGTGTGAGCCTCTGCCTCATGAGAGCTGTGGGTATGGGCTGGATTCCCTTCTTAGCATCTTGTAACTCTGACTTTCCAGCCCGCCGGCAACTGCAGGAGCCTCCTCCaaggcctctctccttccttACAGCAGCTCCAACCCCTCCTGCGCAGGAGCAGAAGCCAAGTTCTTACATCCCAGCTCTCTCCGCAGTCCTGCCCCAGTGCTTGCCTCTCCAACCACTGTCCCGCCTCCAGGCCCCAGCGctgcccattcttttttttttttttttttcttgagtcacgctctgttgccaggctggagtgcagcggcgcgatctcggctcactgcaacctccgtgtcctgagttcaaacgattctcctgcctcagcctcctgaggagctgggacgcCACCACGCCAAgatcatttgtgtatttttagtagagatggggtttcaccgtgttggccagaatggtcttgatctcttgacctcgtgatccgcccgcctcagcctcccaccatgctgggattacaggcgtgagtcaccgtgccctgTCTGCCCATTCTATTCTACATTCCCTCCACCTTTCTTGCTCTGTGAGGCAGACCTCTGTTTTCGTCACTGGATTATTTCCCCAGACTTAGCCAGCATGGAAGGTGTACGGTGTCCTAGGGCCCTTGAAGTTGGCATGTCGGGAGGAGTGTGAGGCTCCCTGCAGGCCAAAGGATGCCCTGCCTTGGTTTGTCTCTGGGGTAGTCGATGCGGGCTTTGTTGTGCACCTGCCCCATGGAATAGGGAGCTGCCCTCTGCCCCTGTCCTCCGTCACTGACTCCTGCTTCCCTGGCCACCCGCAGCTCAGCAGGGCCCCAGGAGCCCCAGTGCCATGGCAACACCTTCCACGAGTGGCTCCCGAATGTGTCTTTGATCCCTGAGGCCAGAGCTGGGTCTGTCCTGCTCACCACGTGGCTGGCCTGTGCCCTGTCGTGAGGATCGATGAAGGGGCAAGTGTGTGAACAAAGGCATCTCAGCTGTGCCCCTTCCTTGGTTTTTTCCTGACTTCTCTGGCCAGGTTTTAGGTTAAAATAAGTCCCGCCTTATTTTAACAGATGTTTATTAAACATCTGCTCTGGCCAGGCCCTGATCAGGGTCCGGGGACTGTGTCCTGAACATGACAGGTGCCTCCTGGTGCCGGTGGGTGGATGGGGGAAATTAATGTCAGTGTCCCACACGTGACTGCATAATTCCACGTGGGATTTGCGTGTGGAAGAGGGAAAAAGAGCAAACCTTTCCTTCTGTGAGAGTGACGCTGGCGTGGACGGTCGGGAGGGGAGATGAAACTGAGAGTGGAAGTCACTCAGAGCTACTCTGGGGCCTGGCACGTAAGTTAGAACTACTTTGGGGCccggcacattggctcacacctgtaatctcagccctttgggaggctgatgctggaggatcactccagcccaggagtttttgaccagcctggtcaacgtgagACCCCTGttgctacttttaaaaattaaaacaaaaaggccagcgcagtggctcaagcctgtaatcccagcacttgggaggccgagacgggcggatcacgaggtcaggagatcgagaccatcctggctgacacagtgaatgaaaccccgtctctactaaaaaaaatacaaaaattagccgggcttggtggcgggagcctatagtcccagctactcgggaggctgaggcaggagaatggcgtgaacccgggaggcggagcttgcagtgagctgagatccggccactgcgctccagcctgggcgacagagcgagactccgtctcaaaaaaaataaaagaaaagaaaaagatattttgtgCAGAGAAAAGTGCCTgttcaaaggccctgaggtgggtgTTTGCTGGGTTTGTTCAAGCAGCAGAAAGGAGGCTGTGAGGCTGTGAGGGGAGAGGGCCTGGGGAGTTTGTGTTTGTCTGAGGGGGATGGGAAAGCGAGTGTCACTTGGGCCTCCCACGTGCTGTGGAAAAAGCTCTTCCTTGCTGTCTGGTGGGAGTAGAGGTGGGAGGCCTCCAGGCCAAGGCCCCAAGGCAGGTGCGTGGGGCCCCAAGGCCCAGCTGGTGAGAGGACCTCACAGCTCCCAGGCTTTTCTTCCCCACCAGCCTCCCTGCCCTTCGCTATCCTGACGCTGGTGAACGCCCCGTATAAGCGAGGATTTTACTGCGCGGATGACTCCATCCGGTACCCCTACCGTCCAGATACCATCACCCATGGGCTGATGGCTGGGGTCACCACCACGGCCACCGTCGTCCTTGTAAGGCAGGAGGGGCTCAGAGGGACCGGGAGGGGGACGGGGTGGGCACAGCTTTACCCTGGGGGCCTGACGGGGTGGCACAGCCCTGCCCTGGAGGTCtgtggggggctgggggacacAGCCTTGCCCCGAGTGGTACTTGTGGGTAATAGGGTCCCCTTTCGAGTCCTCAGCTCTCCAGCAGCTTTGGGGAGGCCCGTGGAGAGGAGTGAGGGTTCCTGCGGCTGCCCCACTTGCAGGTCTCGGCTGGGGAGGCCTACCTGGTGTACACAGACCGGCTCTATTCTCGCTCCGACTTCAACAACTACGTGGCTGCTGTCTACAAGGTGCTGGGGGCCTTCCTGTTCGGGGCTGCGGTGAGCCAGTCTCTGACAGACCTGGCCAAATACATGATCGGGCGTCTGCGGCCCAACTTCCTGGCCGTCTGTGACCCTGACTGGAGCCGGATCAACTGCTCGGTCTATGTGCAGCTGGAGAAAGTGTGCAGGGGAAACCCTGCAGACGTCACCGAGGCCAGGTGGGTGTGGACTAGCAGCCTTCACTCTTGTGGGGAATGGGAGCTGAACACATGGGGAGGCAGCAGGCAGCTGGTCGGGCAGGAGCCAGACCTCAGAGTTCCGTGGGCCCTGCAgacactgggaggcagaggggagcaTGCTCTGTCTCCGTCTCCCCTAAATTTCACGCTCTGCCCTTTTCtgcactatctttttttttttttttttttttgagatagtgtctcgctctgttgcccgggctggagtgcagtggcatgatttcagctcactgcaacctccgcctcccaggttcaagagatcctcctgcctcagcccccctagtagctgggattacaggcatgcaccaccatgctgggctgatttttgtatttttagtagagacagggtttcgccatgttgaccaggctggtctcgaactcttgacctggtgatccgcccgccttggcctcccaaagtgctgggatgacaggcgtgagccgccgcgcccggccttctgcgCTACCTTCTTACTGTCTCTGCTGATAAGTCCTTAAATTTTTCACCTAATTgctgtccttttaaaaaattgacataaaattTGTGTCAGATAAAATTCACAATTTTTTCCATTTGAATGTGTACAATTCATTTTTtgtgcattcacaatgttgtgcagccaTCTCCTCGCCCTAATTCCAGAATATGTTTGTCACatcaaaaagaaaccccacaggccgggcgtggtggctcacgcctgtcatcccagcactttgggaggccgaggcgggcggatcacaaggtcaggagatcgagaccatcctggctaagacggtgaaaccccgtctctgctaaaaatacaaaaaattagcggggcgcgttggcaagtgcctgtagtcccagctactcaggaggctgagacaggagaatggcgtgcacccgggaggcggagcttgcagtgagccgagatcacaccaccgcactccagcctgggtgatgagcaagactccatctcaaaaaacaaaaacaaaaacaaaaaagaaaccccacagcctggggaacatggcaaaaccccgtctctacaacaaATCAAAACATGAGCAGCCACGATGGGGTGCACCTGCAGTCGCAGCCCCGTGATGGGGTGcactgcactcccagctactgtggaagctgaggcaggaggatcccctgaactcgggaggcagaggctgcagtgagccaagatcatgccactgtattccagcctgggagacacagcaagacctgtctcaaaaaaagcaaagaaagaaaagaaaagaaaaggaaagaacccTTGTGCCCATTAGCTGTCACTCCTCCCCCAGCGCCTCGCATCCACCACCGTCCTACTTTCTGTCTGCGCATTTGCCTGTTCTtaatgtttcatataaatggaatcatacgcTAATgtggtcttttgtttctttttctttttctttcttttcttttcttttttttctttttgagacagagtctcgctctgttgcccaggctggagtgcagtggtgcgatcttggctcactgcaacctccgcctcccgagttcaagcgattctcctgcctcagcctccacagtagctgggattacaggcgcccaccaccatccccggctaatttttttgtgtttttagtagaaatagggttttaccacgttggtcactgtggtcttgaactccttaccttgtgatccacccacctcggcctcccaaagtgctgggatgacaggtgtgagccaccgcgaccagcccctctttttctttttctaattaaaaaaatgtcaggggggccaggcaaggtggctcacacctgtcatcccagcactttgggaggccaaggtgggtggatcacctgaggtcgggtgttaaagaccagcctggccaacatgctgaaacccagtctttacttaaaataaaaaaattatccgtgcatggtggcatatgcctataatcccagatactcgggaggccgagggagagaatcgcttgaacctgggaggcagacgttgtagtgagccgagattacgccatcatactccagtctgggtgagagaatgagactaaaaaaaaaaatgctttttgcctcctgggttcatgccgttctcctgcctcagcctgccgagtaggtgggactacaggcgcccgccaccacgcccggctaatttttgcataagtTAGTGCATTCTTGtatgtttttgaagttcatccatgctgtagccttctgtcagtttttgctttatgtattttgggaTTCTGTTGTTTGGTATATTTACCTTTGTAATTGTTATATGTCTTTGATAGATTGACCATTTCATCATCATAGAATGATATATATGAGTTTTGTCTCAATTTTGTCTtgatgtctattttgtctgatattaatatagctattcTGGTTCTCTTTTTGTTACTGTttgcttacaatttttttttccccattcttggACTTTCAACCTGTTTATGTCTCTGACTCTCACGTAAGTGTCTTATACCTTAGCATAAACTCGGGCCACGTTTTTAATGTATTGTCtgatctctgattttttttgagacagaggctcactctgttgcccaggctggagtgcaatgatctcagctcactgcagcctcggactcccaggctcaagccatcttcccacctcagcctcccgagtagctgggactacaggcatgtgccaccacatccagctactgtttattttttttggtagaaacggggttttgccatgttgccaaggctggtcttgaattcctgagctcaagcagtccacgcactttggcctcttaaagtgctgggattacagacgtgtgccaccgcacccagccagatctctgactttttactttttgtgtatgtgtgtttttttcattatatattaatcTTTTATTGAATTAAGGCATTTAATTAAACTTTGACTTTTAATTGGAGAgtttatttatattcaatgtaATTCCTGATAAAGAAGGACCTCTGCCATTTTGTTTAGGTTTGCTTAGGTTATTCCTTCTTTTTCAGTTCC
The Rhinopithecus roxellana isolate Shanxi Qingling unplaced genomic scaffold, ASM756505v1 contig2813, whole genome shotgun sequence genome window above contains:
- the LOC104673869 gene encoding phospholipid phosphatase 2 isoform X1, with the protein product MQRRWVFVLLDVLCLLVASLPFAILTLVNAPYKRGFYCADDSIRYPYRPDTITHGLMAGVTTTATVVLVSAGEAYLVYTDRLYSRSDFNNYVAAVYKVLGAFLFGAAVSQSLTDLAKYMIGRLRPNFLAVCDPDWSRINCSVYVQLEKVCRGNPADVTEARLSFYSGHSSFGMYCMLFLALYVQARLCGKWARLLRPTVQFFLVAFALYVGYTRVSDYKHHWSDVLVGLLQGALVAGLTVRYISDFFKARPPQHCPQEEELERKPSLSLTLTLGEADHNHYGYPHSSS